A single genomic interval of Haloterrigena salifodinae harbors:
- a CDS encoding SDR family NAD(P)-dependent oxidoreductase, with protein MNGLDGKTAVVTGGGSGIGRASAKRFADEGANVVVADIDAETGRETVDLIEDAGSNATFVDVDVSDLESVERMVDVALDAYGSLDFAHNNAGILTGFADVADIDADDWDALLEVNLKGIWTCLKAELAVMAERGGGAIVNTASESGLVGMGGLASYSASKHGVVGLTKTVALEYATRGVRVNAIAPGPTNTNIQSRMSGDGDPSSMEFDTSAMIDVPMDRIAEPEEMAGAVAFLCSDDASYITGHTLPVDGGQAAD; from the coding sequence ATGAACGGATTAGACGGGAAGACGGCCGTGGTAACGGGCGGCGGATCCGGAATCGGGCGCGCGTCGGCGAAACGCTTCGCCGACGAGGGGGCGAACGTCGTCGTCGCGGACATCGACGCGGAGACCGGTCGCGAAACGGTAGATCTGATCGAGGACGCCGGCAGTAACGCGACATTCGTCGACGTCGACGTCTCCGACCTCGAGTCGGTCGAGCGAATGGTCGATGTCGCGCTCGACGCGTACGGGAGCCTCGATTTCGCGCACAACAACGCGGGAATTCTCACGGGATTCGCAGACGTCGCCGACATCGACGCCGACGACTGGGACGCGCTCCTCGAGGTCAACCTGAAGGGAATCTGGACGTGCCTGAAGGCCGAGCTTGCCGTCATGGCGGAACGCGGCGGCGGGGCGATCGTCAACACGGCCTCTGAGTCCGGGCTCGTCGGGATGGGCGGTCTCGCCAGCTATTCCGCCAGTAAACACGGCGTCGTCGGACTCACGAAGACGGTCGCGCTCGAATACGCAACGCGGGGCGTGCGGGTCAACGCTATCGCACCGGGGCCGACGAACACGAACATCCAATCCAGGATGTCGGGAGACGGCGACCCCTCGAGCATGGAGTTCGACACATCGGCGATGATCGACGTCCCGATGGACCGCATCGCGGAACCGGAGGAGATGGCCGGCGCGGTCGCGTTCCTCTGTTCCGACGACGCTTCCTACATCACCGGGCACACGCTCCCGGTCGACGGCGGGCAGGCAGCGGACTGA
- a CDS encoding cytochrome P450, which yields MQSPDSVVGVGRSPNAIRSREGQLSPFEWYAEMRAERPVHFDEQRETWDVFRYEDVERVLKDHDTFTANRAFDPEKSSNDGDSDGDEDLPMLQTMISTDPPEQTRLRGVVNERFQPGAIREYQPRVAAVTEELLDDLEGEDEFDFVDEFATPLPVIVIAELLGIPAERREEFKAWSDALVARPEDDTEAELERVQREQERAQREMGGYFATLLEERDGGSGDDLITLAANAEKLTRGEQVGFCMLLLLAGNITTTNLLTNAIWSVKEAEVTDAIRTGAVDRQRAIEEVLRYRSPIQSLKRIAVEDVELNGRRIETGDVVTLWLGAANRDPAVFDAPEEFRPERHPNRHMAFGTGVHFCLGAHLARMEADVALGQLLERFERLEADLSDLQPLNGLYGLESLPCDVSRTT from the coding sequence ATGCAGTCCCCCGATTCAGTCGTCGGCGTGGGCCGGTCACCGAACGCGATCCGAAGCCGCGAGGGGCAACTCTCGCCGTTCGAGTGGTACGCCGAGATGCGAGCGGAGCGTCCGGTCCACTTCGACGAGCAGCGAGAGACGTGGGACGTATTCCGGTACGAAGACGTCGAGCGCGTGCTCAAAGACCACGATACGTTCACGGCGAACCGCGCGTTCGATCCCGAGAAGTCCTCGAACGACGGCGACAGCGACGGTGACGAGGACCTCCCGATGCTGCAGACGATGATCTCGACCGACCCGCCGGAACAGACTCGACTCCGCGGGGTCGTCAACGAACGATTTCAGCCCGGAGCCATCCGGGAGTATCAGCCGCGAGTGGCGGCGGTGACGGAGGAGTTGTTGGACGACCTCGAGGGCGAGGACGAGTTCGACTTCGTTGACGAGTTCGCGACTCCGCTTCCCGTCATCGTGATCGCCGAACTGCTGGGGATCCCCGCCGAACGCCGCGAGGAGTTCAAAGCCTGGTCGGACGCGCTTGTCGCGCGACCCGAAGATGACACCGAGGCGGAACTGGAACGGGTGCAACGGGAACAGGAGCGGGCCCAGCGAGAGATGGGCGGCTACTTCGCGACGCTGCTTGAAGAGCGCGACGGCGGCAGCGGGGACGATCTGATCACGCTCGCGGCGAACGCGGAGAAGCTGACCAGGGGCGAGCAGGTCGGGTTCTGTATGCTGTTGCTCCTCGCGGGTAACATCACGACGACGAACCTCCTCACCAACGCGATCTGGTCCGTCAAGGAGGCGGAGGTGACGGACGCGATCCGAACCGGAGCGGTCGACCGCCAACGGGCCATCGAGGAGGTGCTCCGATACCGGTCGCCGATCCAATCACTGAAGCGGATCGCCGTGGAGGACGTCGAGCTAAACGGGCGACGGATCGAAACCGGCGACGTCGTCACACTCTGGCTGGGCGCCGCGAACCGCGATCCGGCCGTCTTCGACGCGCCCGAGGAGTTTCGGCCCGAGCGGCATCCGAACCGCCACATGGCGTTCGGGACGGGGGTTCACTTCTGTCTCGGCGCCCACCTCGCGCGGATGGAAGCCGACGTCGCCCTGGGGCAACTGCTCGAGCGCTTCGAACGACTGGAGGCGGATCTATCGGATCTCCAGCCGTTGAACGGCCTCTACGGTCTCGAGTCGCTCCCTTGCGACGTGAGTAGAACCACATAG
- a CDS encoding TetR/AcrR family transcriptional regulator, producing MSGQPETEQRIREAAFRALVKHGYADLSIKDIGDELGQNPSLIYHYFDSKDELLLSMLDVFVEIFLGQRAEEPITDAETELRRFVGQILHPEPAQVEAVMSAPPSDIETAIARVFVELWAHATWDDDFRSKTTAVEDGLRDAVVQIIRAGIEREQFRPVDPEQTADHLLFLLKQGIHTQTTTDRSDAVDQVQAIVDEILADISRES from the coding sequence ATGAGCGGTCAGCCCGAAACCGAACAACGAATCAGAGAGGCCGCGTTTCGCGCGCTCGTCAAACACGGGTACGCGGACCTCTCAATCAAGGATATCGGCGACGAACTGGGCCAGAACCCGTCGCTGATCTACCACTACTTCGATAGCAAAGATGAATTGTTACTGTCGATGCTCGACGTCTTCGTCGAGATATTCCTCGGCCAGCGGGCCGAGGAACCGATCACCGACGCGGAGACGGAACTTCGACGGTTCGTCGGCCAAATCCTGCACCCGGAACCGGCGCAGGTCGAAGCGGTGATGTCCGCTCCGCCGTCCGATATCGAGACGGCGATCGCGCGGGTTTTCGTCGAACTGTGGGCGCACGCGACGTGGGACGACGATTTCCGTAGTAAAACGACGGCAGTGGAGGACGGGCTCCGAGACGCGGTCGTGCAGATCATCCGCGCCGGTATCGAACGCGAGCAGTTCCGGCCGGTCGATCCCGAACAGACCGCGGATCACCTCCTCTTCCTCCTCAAACAGGGGATCCACACGCAGACGACGACGGATCGCTCTGACGCCGTCGATCAGGTGCAGGCGATCGTCGACGAGATTCTCGCCGATATCTCTCGCGAGAGCTAG
- a CDS encoding serine/threonine-protein kinase RIO2 translates to MVRNVAGELPELEDEDFYLLSGVEQGMRFSEWVQREKLPKFASLTEEEVDYRLERCLKRGLIEKKTIQYEGYTLQFEGYDTLALRALVERDTIGEFGSPLGVGKESDVYEVRSYKPLALKYHREGYTNFREVHKERDYTSENDHVSWMYTARKAAEREHEILEELYPDVSVPQPIGQNRHAIVMEKMDGVELSRTRLEDDQVLGVLDLLVSEIANAHANGYVHADMSEYNVFVNEEGVKIFDWPQAVPTDHENAGEFLRRDLTNIVGYFRRKYPQHVPDDLESDDLANSIEDESFETITEFVA, encoded by the coding sequence ATGGTGCGGAACGTCGCCGGGGAACTCCCGGAGCTCGAGGACGAAGACTTCTATCTCCTCTCGGGGGTCGAACAGGGGATGCGCTTCTCGGAGTGGGTCCAGCGGGAGAAGCTCCCAAAGTTCGCCAGTCTGACCGAAGAGGAGGTCGACTACCGCCTCGAGCGCTGTCTGAAACGCGGGTTGATCGAGAAGAAGACGATTCAGTACGAGGGGTACACCCTCCAATTCGAGGGGTACGATACGCTCGCGTTGCGCGCGCTCGTCGAGCGCGATACCATCGGCGAGTTCGGCTCGCCGCTCGGCGTCGGCAAGGAGAGCGACGTCTACGAAGTGCGCTCGTACAAGCCCCTGGCCCTGAAGTACCACCGCGAGGGGTACACGAACTTCCGGGAGGTCCACAAGGAACGCGACTACACCTCGGAGAACGACCACGTCTCGTGGATGTACACCGCCCGGAAGGCCGCCGAGCGGGAACACGAGATCTTGGAAGAGCTCTACCCGGACGTTTCGGTCCCCCAGCCGATCGGCCAGAACCGCCACGCCATCGTCATGGAGAAGATGGACGGCGTCGAACTCTCCCGGACGCGACTCGAGGACGATCAGGTGCTGGGGGTCCTCGATCTGCTCGTCTCCGAGATCGCCAACGCGCACGCGAACGGATATGTCCACGCGGACATGAGCGAGTACAACGTCTTCGTCAACGAGGAGGGCGTGAAGATCTTCGACTGGCCCCAGGCCGTGCCGACCGACCACGAGAACGCCGGCGAGTTCCTCCGGCGGGATCTGACGAACATCGTGGGCTACTTCCGTCGGAAGTACCCCCAGCACGTCCCCGACGACCTCGAGAGCGACGACCTCGCCAACTCAATCGAGGACGAGTCGTTCGAGACGATCACCGAGTTCGTCGCCTGA
- a CDS encoding ABC transporter ATP-binding protein, whose protein sequence is MIDSDTDPNRKSAAAKIVVDGLSKRYDSRGARLEALADVSLEVADGEFCCVVGPSGCGKTTLLRLIAGLESPTAGRVLVDGDPVTEPGVDRGMVFQEDALFPWRTVRGNVRFGLDRPACDCPDCEARVRDLLELVGLSGFGDAYPRDLSGGMKQRVGIARALAVDPEVLLLDEPFASLDSGTRERLHGELLEIWRETDKTVLFVTHDIEEAIALGDRVVVMDDRPGRVDDVVDVRLERPRDRASTAFVETVARIRDRIAR, encoded by the coding sequence GTGATCGACTCCGATACCGATCCGAATCGGAAGTCCGCCGCGGCGAAGATCGTCGTCGACGGCCTCTCGAAGCGGTACGACTCCCGCGGCGCTCGCCTCGAGGCGCTGGCCGACGTCTCGCTCGAGGTAGCCGACGGCGAGTTCTGCTGCGTGGTCGGTCCGTCGGGCTGCGGGAAGACGACGCTGCTCCGACTCATCGCCGGCCTCGAGTCGCCGACGGCGGGCCGGGTCCTCGTCGACGGCGATCCCGTTACGGAACCCGGCGTCGATCGCGGGATGGTCTTCCAGGAGGACGCCCTCTTCCCGTGGCGAACCGTCCGCGGAAACGTCCGGTTCGGACTCGATCGCCCCGCCTGCGACTGTCCGGACTGCGAGGCGCGAGTCCGCGACCTGCTCGAACTCGTCGGACTGTCGGGGTTCGGAGACGCGTATCCGCGCGACCTCTCCGGCGGGATGAAACAGCGGGTTGGGATCGCTCGCGCCCTCGCCGTCGATCCCGAGGTGTTACTGCTGGACGAACCGTTCGCGAGCCTCGATTCGGGCACGCGCGAACGACTGCACGGCGAACTGCTCGAGATCTGGCGCGAGACCGACAAAACCGTGCTATTCGTCACCCACGACATCGAGGAGGCGATCGCACTCGGTGACCGCGTCGTCGTCATGGACGACCGGCCGGGCCGCGTCGACGACGTTGTCGACGTCCGACTGGAGCGGCCTCGAGATCGAGCGAGCACCGCGTTCGTCGAAACCGTCGCTCGGATTCGCGATCGGATCGCGCGCTGA
- a CDS encoding ABC transporter permease, producing MSVDLDLEADGRTARLVGGDPTRLVRGTIGIAAFLALWWLAARATTPSYLLPGPVASASAFVDLFVRRTSVDLPVAGTTAVPIGLYKLSQSLFHYVPGLVVGNVAGIAVGVAMGWSTRVDDYLRPVVRLLRPIPPLAWVVFAVLWFGIHHTGAAFIVFVGAFWITLYGAYSGVEGVSREYIEVASGLGVESDWQMIRLVVLPAAAPSVLTAVRTSIGRCWMIVVGAELFGAPGVGYEIVNASNNLALDTSIAYMFLISVVYVGMDVAFRAVERRVLAWQ from the coding sequence ATGAGCGTCGACCTCGACCTCGAGGCGGACGGTCGGACGGCGCGACTCGTCGGCGGCGATCCAACCCGACTCGTCCGCGGGACGATCGGAATCGCCGCCTTCCTCGCCCTCTGGTGGCTCGCTGCGCGGGCGACGACGCCGTCGTATCTCCTGCCGGGACCGGTCGCGTCGGCGAGCGCGTTCGTCGACCTCTTCGTCCGGCGGACCTCCGTCGACCTTCCGGTCGCGGGGACCACGGCGGTCCCGATCGGACTGTACAAACTCAGTCAGAGTCTGTTTCACTACGTTCCCGGTCTGGTCGTCGGGAACGTCGCCGGAATCGCAGTCGGCGTGGCGATGGGCTGGTCGACTCGCGTCGACGACTACCTCCGGCCGGTCGTCCGGCTCCTCCGCCCGATTCCGCCGCTGGCGTGGGTGGTCTTCGCCGTCCTCTGGTTCGGTATCCACCACACCGGTGCGGCGTTTATCGTCTTCGTCGGGGCGTTCTGGATCACCCTTTATGGCGCCTACAGCGGCGTCGAGGGGGTCTCGAGGGAGTACATCGAAGTCGCTTCCGGGCTCGGCGTCGAGTCCGACTGGCAGATGATCCGGCTCGTCGTCCTGCCGGCCGCCGCGCCGAGCGTGCTCACCGCCGTTCGAACGAGCATCGGTCGGTGCTGGATGATCGTCGTCGGCGCGGAACTGTTCGGTGCGCCCGGCGTCGGCTACGAAATTGTCAACGCCTCGAACAACCTCGCGCTGGACACCAGTATCGCGTACATGTTCCTCATCAGCGTCGTTTACGTCGGCATGGACGTCGCGTTTCGCGCGGTCGAACGGAGGGTTCTCGCGTGGCAGTGA